Proteins encoded together in one Rhizobacter sp. J219 window:
- the soxX gene encoding sulfur oxidation c-type cytochrome SoxX, giving the protein MRGLVALWCAGLAACATPMGDSQAPLTSLPGDAARGRAIAASRQAGLCLLCHTAPIPEDRFQGNLAPDLAGVGSRYSAAQLRARVVDARRFNPETIMPAYHRSEGLTRVAPALRGKTLLTAQEVEDVVAWLVTLQ; this is encoded by the coding sequence ATGAGGGGACTGGTCGCGTTGTGGTGTGCGGGCCTCGCGGCCTGTGCGACGCCGATGGGCGACAGCCAGGCGCCGCTGACCAGCCTGCCGGGCGACGCGGCACGCGGGCGCGCGATTGCCGCGAGCCGGCAGGCCGGCCTGTGCCTGCTGTGCCACACCGCGCCCATTCCCGAAGACCGCTTCCAGGGCAACCTCGCGCCCGACCTCGCCGGCGTGGGCAGCCGCTACAGCGCCGCACAGCTGCGCGCCCGTGTCGTCGACGCGCGCCGCTTCAACCCCGAGACCATCATGCCGGCTTACCACCGCAGCGAGGGCCTGACCCGCGTGGCCCCGGCGCTGCGCGGCAAGACCTTGCTGACGGCGCAGGAGGTGGAAGACGTCGTGGCCTGGCTGGTCACGCTGCAGTAG